A DNA window from Elusimicrobiota bacterium contains the following coding sequences:
- a CDS encoding DUF58 domain-containing protein, whose translation MSLDPRWWARLAPLALRARSRVDGAFAGRHRGRASGVSGDFVGHRAYTPSDDWRHVDWSVYARTDRWTVRETQADAPLRAALLLDTSGSMAFAADGRLPKINHAAQLLSALAHVVLRQGDACALGLLGDGRTSFLPARSGAAARPRLLSLLESPPAAGPSDLGRALREASPRLPRRGLAILASDFFPPIEGWMPVLREWAARGREIIAFQILDPVELSLAGRGRFDFQDLETDARLSVDMEAVAGRYGRLAADRQRQLAAAFAALGADFRTFLTDRPLDAALANYLRQRDARA comes from the coding sequence ATGAGCCTCGACCCGCGCTGGTGGGCGCGCCTGGCGCCCCTGGCGCTGCGGGCCCGGTCGCGCGTCGACGGCGCGTTCGCCGGGCGGCACCGCGGGCGGGCCTCGGGCGTGTCGGGCGATTTCGTCGGCCACCGGGCCTACACCCCGAGCGACGATTGGCGGCACGTGGATTGGTCCGTCTACGCCCGCACCGACCGCTGGACCGTCCGCGAAACCCAGGCCGACGCCCCCTTGCGGGCCGCCCTCCTCCTCGACACCTCCGGGTCCATGGCCTTCGCCGCCGACGGACGCCTTCCCAAAATCAACCACGCCGCCCAACTTCTTTCCGCCCTCGCCCACGTCGTCCTTCGCCAGGGGGACGCCTGCGCCCTGGGCCTTTTGGGCGACGGGCGGACGTCCTTTCTCCCGGCCCGGTCCGGCGCGGCCGCGCGCCCCCGGCTGTTGTCCCTTTTGGAATCCCCGCCAGCGGCGGGGCCGTCCGACCTGGGGCGGGCCCTGCGGGAGGCCTCCCCGCGCCTGCCCCGGCGGGGCCTGGCGATTCTCGCGTCCGATTTTTTCCCGCCGATCGAGGGGTGGATGCCCGTCCTCCGGGAATGGGCGGCCCGGGGACGGGAAATTATTGCCTTTCAGATTTTGGACCCCGTGGAGCTTTCCCTGGCCGGCCGCGGCCGGTTTGATTTTCAAGACCTCGAAACCGACGCCCGCCTGTCCGTCGATATGGAGGCCGTCGCGGGCCGCTACGGCCGCCTGGCCGCGGACCGCCAACGGCAATTGGCGGCGGCCTTCGCCGCCCTGGGCGCCGATTTCCGGACTTTCCTCACGGACCGGCCCTTGGACGCGGCCCTGGCGAATTACCTCCGTCAACGGGACGCGCGCGCGTGA
- a CDS encoding MoxR family ATPase — MSAPVLEKRLERFSRAAEGIRRELAKAVVGQEDVVEQLLIALFARGHCLLVGVPGLAKTLLVSSLASILDLQFKRIQFTPDLMPSDITGTDILQEDAGTRQRAFVFAPGPLFANLVLADEINRTPPKTQSALLQAMQEHRVTVLGRTYPLPDPFFVLATQNPIEQEGTYPLPEAQLDRFLFQVNMGYPSAAEETDVLRRTTGGAVDAPAKTVNAADLLDFQSLVRDVPVADTPLASVVRLVRSTRPDDPKAPEVVKSYVAWGAGPRAGQALILGAKVRCLLRGRLTVSWEDVAALAAPVLRHRLLLSYRAEAEGVRVDDVVRRLVDGAGGE; from the coding sequence GTGAGCGCGCCGGTTTTGGAAAAACGGTTGGAGCGGTTTTCCCGGGCGGCCGAGGGCATCCGCCGGGAGTTGGCCAAGGCGGTCGTCGGCCAGGAGGACGTGGTCGAGCAACTGTTGATCGCGTTGTTCGCCCGGGGCCATTGCCTGCTGGTGGGCGTTCCGGGATTGGCGAAGACGCTCTTGGTATCGTCCTTGGCGTCCATCCTGGACCTGCAATTCAAACGGATTCAATTCACCCCGGACCTGATGCCCTCGGACATCACGGGGACCGACATCTTGCAGGAAGACGCCGGCACGCGCCAGCGCGCCTTCGTCTTCGCGCCGGGCCCGCTGTTCGCCAACTTGGTGCTGGCCGACGAGATCAATCGCACGCCCCCCAAAACCCAATCCGCCCTTCTCCAGGCCATGCAGGAGCACCGGGTGACCGTGCTGGGTCGCACCTACCCGTTGCCCGATCCGTTTTTCGTGCTCGCCACCCAGAACCCCATCGAGCAGGAGGGCACCTACCCCCTGCCCGAAGCCCAGTTGGACCGATTTCTCTTCCAGGTGAACATGGGCTACCCCTCCGCCGCCGAAGAAACGGACGTCCTCCGCCGGACCACCGGCGGCGCCGTGGACGCGCCGGCCAAAACGGTGAACGCCGCGGACTTGCTCGATTTTCAATCCCTCGTGCGGGACGTCCCCGTGGCCGACACGCCGCTGGCCTCCGTGGTCCGCTTGGTGCGCTCCACGCGCCCCGACGACCCCAAAGCGCCGGAGGTTGTCAAATCCTACGTGGCCTGGGGCGCCGGGCCCCGGGCGGGGCAGGCGTTGATTCTGGGCGCCAAGGTTCGGTGCCTGTTGCGCGGCCGCCTCACCGTTTCCTGGGAGGACGTGGCCGCCCTGGCCGCGCCCGTCCTTCGGCACCGGTTGCTGTTGTCCTACCGGGCGGAAGCCGAGGGCGTGCGCGTCGACGACGTCGTCCGCCGCCTCGTGGACGGCGCCGGGGGGGAATGA
- a CDS encoding VIT1/CCC1 transporter family protein, which translates to MPAMELDRATRRMGEDLVLDELFDLRLYERFRDHARGPLRQMLENLVVVEAGHYKFWKDFFGIDLQRLDVARRVKLAVLSAICRVAGPAAVSLVLEGIEIYGIRKYLELWDRYRDKPLGNAVRQILNDEMEHEDVIVSQFVSKKISPERVRTIFMGFNDGLVEILGAVSGFFAALREPRLVLAASVSVAAAGAFSMAAGAYAATGSEREIERTQRRKEAFLGRPAESDDGASPRSAAALVGLSYFLGASLPVLPVFFGATGVAISAVAAGAAVTVVSAALAFLSGMDLGRRVLLNLAIVAGAVAMTSFLGSLAHRWLGVSL; encoded by the coding sequence ATGCCCGCTATGGAATTGGACCGTGCGACCCGCCGCATGGGCGAGGACCTCGTGCTGGACGAATTGTTCGATCTTCGTCTCTACGAGCGTTTTCGGGACCACGCCCGGGGCCCCCTGCGCCAAATGCTCGAAAACCTCGTCGTCGTCGAGGCCGGCCATTACAAATTTTGGAAGGATTTCTTCGGCATCGACCTTCAACGGCTGGACGTGGCGCGGCGCGTAAAATTGGCCGTTCTCTCGGCCATCTGCCGGGTGGCGGGGCCCGCGGCGGTGTCCCTGGTCTTGGAGGGCATCGAGATTTACGGCATCCGCAAATACCTGGAACTCTGGGACCGATACCGGGACAAGCCCCTCGGAAACGCGGTGCGGCAGATTTTAAACGACGAGATGGAGCACGAGGACGTGATCGTTTCCCAATTCGTCAGCAAGAAGATCAGCCCCGAGCGGGTGCGCACTATTTTCATGGGTTTTAACGACGGCTTGGTGGAAATCCTGGGGGCCGTGAGCGGATTTTTCGCCGCCCTTCGGGAACCCCGCCTGGTGTTGGCCGCGAGCGTGTCGGTGGCCGCGGCCGGCGCCTTTTCCATGGCGGCGGGCGCCTACGCGGCGACCGGGTCCGAGCGGGAAATCGAGCGGACCCAGCGGCGGAAAGAGGCGTTTCTCGGGCGACCCGCCGAGTCGGACGACGGCGCCTCGCCCCGTTCGGCCGCGGCCCTGGTGGGCTTGAGCTACTTTTTGGGCGCGTCCCTTCCGGTGCTGCCCGTTTTCTTCGGCGCCACGGGCGTGGCAATCTCGGCCGTGGCCGCCGGCGCGGCGGTGACGGTTGTTTCGGCCGCGTTGGCGTTCTTGTCCGGCATGGACCTGGGCCGGCGCGTGTTGCTCAATTTGGCCATCGTGGCCGGGGCCGTCGCGATGACGTCCTTCCTCGGCTCTTTGGCCCATCGGTGGTTGGGGGTCTCCTTGTGA
- a CDS encoding 7-cyano-7-deazaguanine synthase, translating into MRKNPAAVLVSGGLDSAALLVWALERHAPVHPVYVRFGLGWEKAELAALRRQWTALRRPGLRPLTVLEAPAAPLYGDHWSLSKGPVPGYRSADASVYLPGRNLLLLGLAGVYCARQKIPVAYFGALKGNPFADSRPPFLRAISRAVSLALGAPFRAVAPFRGWSKIQVLSRFPGARYDLAFSCLNPRGLRPCGACNKCAEGDKARRFLAASRAARGSTRKSNVIK; encoded by the coding sequence ATGCGAAAAAATCCCGCGGCGGTTCTGGTGAGCGGCGGCCTCGACAGCGCGGCCCTTCTCGTTTGGGCCCTGGAGCGCCACGCGCCGGTCCATCCCGTCTACGTGCGTTTCGGCCTCGGCTGGGAGAAGGCCGAACTCGCCGCGCTTCGCCGACAGTGGACGGCCCTCCGCCGCCCGGGCCTCCGCCCCCTGACCGTCCTCGAGGCCCCGGCCGCCCCCTTGTACGGCGACCACTGGAGTCTGTCCAAGGGCCCGGTGCCCGGTTACCGCTCCGCCGACGCCTCGGTGTATTTGCCCGGTCGCAATCTGCTGCTTCTCGGATTGGCCGGCGTGTATTGCGCGCGTCAAAAAATCCCCGTCGCGTATTTCGGCGCCTTGAAAGGCAATCCCTTCGCGGACAGCCGGCCCCCGTTTCTGCGCGCCATCTCCCGGGCGGTCTCCCTGGCCCTCGGCGCCCCCTTTCGGGCGGTGGCCCCTTTCCGCGGTTGGAGCAAAATCCAGGTCCTCTCGCGCTTTCCCGGCGCGCGCTACGATTTGGCGTTTTCCTGCTTGAACCCCCGGGGCCTCCGGCCCTGCGGCGCGTGCAACAAATGCGCCGAAGGGGACAAAGCCCGTCGATTCCTGGCCGCGTCCCGGGCGGCCCGGGGTTCGACCCGAAAATCAAATGTGATAAAATAG
- a CDS encoding Gfo/Idh/MocA family oxidoreductase: MSQRPLHVSVLGAGSAYGVFLVKWAYQLLRDPNSNRENLTFPPIASISYSNTDRRNTALVLEVLQNDLHQMPGLENVTTEEISRHVRGYERWREMVEKEKPDLVVVCSPTETHIPICRELITGFGVKNILCETPLTPVNDSDSLPGLETLVKENGVTFGVNQQYASLPNFLKDLRLNAAEPQSPTFGEVFEGAQAAEITFITHGTRPWRRFGNIGELIILEDLGIHALDFLPPALWREPVKVEKVTREGDNIFLNLVEYELRFGQTPVKLVLGYRRKLKSLKLVYAKGDREYDFHVTGTTNPQTGEFTRGIEGKNYAFPFRYALRTDLVKYSFMRSLAGQPLTPLSEAVQHQNIIRRIYEGSSKLK, translated from the coding sequence ATGAGCCAACGTCCCCTGCACGTCAGCGTTCTCGGCGCCGGGTCGGCCTACGGCGTGTTTCTCGTCAAATGGGCCTACCAATTGCTGCGCGACCCCAATTCCAACCGGGAAAATCTGACGTTTCCCCCCATCGCCTCCATCAGCTATTCCAACACCGACCGGCGCAACACCGCCCTGGTGCTGGAGGTGCTGCAAAACGATTTGCACCAAATGCCCGGCCTGGAAAACGTCACGACCGAGGAAATCAGCCGCCACGTGCGGGGCTACGAACGCTGGCGGGAAATGGTGGAGAAGGAAAAACCCGATTTGGTCGTGGTCTGCTCCCCGACCGAAACCCACATCCCCATCTGCCGCGAGCTCATCACCGGTTTTGGCGTGAAAAACATCCTGTGCGAAACGCCGCTCACCCCGGTCAACGATTCCGACAGCCTGCCCGGCCTCGAAACCCTGGTCAAGGAGAACGGCGTCACCTTCGGAGTCAATCAGCAATACGCCTCCCTGCCGAACTTTTTAAAGGACCTCCGCTTGAACGCCGCGGAGCCCCAGAGCCCCACCTTCGGCGAAGTGTTCGAAGGCGCCCAGGCGGCCGAGATCACCTTCATCACCCACGGCACCCGGCCCTGGCGCCGCTTCGGTAACATCGGCGAACTGATCATTTTGGAAGACCTCGGGATTCACGCCCTGGACTTCCTGCCCCCGGCCCTCTGGCGGGAACCCGTCAAGGTGGAAAAAGTTACCCGGGAAGGCGACAACATCTTTTTGAACCTCGTGGAATACGAATTGCGCTTCGGCCAGACGCCGGTGAAGTTGGTCCTGGGCTACCGCCGGAAACTCAAAAGCCTCAAGTTGGTCTACGCCAAAGGGGACCGGGAATACGATTTCCACGTCACCGGCACCACCAACCCCCAAACCGGGGAATTCACCCGCGGCATCGAAGGCAAAAATTACGCCTTTCCCTTCCGTTACGCCCTTCGCACCGACCTGGTCAAATATTCCTTCATGCGGTCCCTGGCCGGTCAACCCCTGACGCCGTTGTCCGAGGCGGTGCAACACCAAAACATCATCCGCCGGATCTACGAAGGGTCGTCCAAACTCAAATAG
- a CDS encoding 50S ribosomal protein L1, whose product MSRRLTELQKKIVPSKKYPLEEAVALIKQTAKAKFDETVEIHVRLGVDPTKGEQKVRGTVALPHGTGKSKKVVVIAKGEKIKEAQTAGADEAGDADVIEKISKGWLDFDVLVCTPDAMKDLTKLAKILGPKGLMPNPKSGTVTFDLARTVKELKAGRIEFKMDDYAIIHSILGKASFPENKLVENARALLDAIAAARPSAAKGTYVRTVNLASTMGPSVSVVTESASK is encoded by the coding sequence ATGAGCCGTCGCCTGACCGAGTTGCAGAAGAAAATCGTTCCCTCCAAAAAGTACCCCCTCGAAGAAGCCGTGGCGTTGATCAAGCAGACCGCCAAAGCCAAATTCGACGAAACCGTGGAGATCCACGTGCGCCTGGGCGTCGACCCGACCAAGGGCGAGCAGAAAGTCCGCGGCACGGTGGCCCTGCCCCACGGCACGGGAAAATCCAAGAAAGTCGTCGTCATCGCCAAGGGCGAGAAAATCAAGGAAGCCCAGACCGCCGGCGCCGACGAAGCCGGGGACGCCGACGTCATTGAAAAGATTTCCAAAGGCTGGCTGGATTTCGACGTGCTCGTCTGTACGCCGGACGCCATGAAGGACCTCACCAAACTGGCCAAAATCCTCGGCCCCAAGGGCTTGATGCCCAACCCCAAATCCGGCACGGTCACCTTCGATCTGGCGCGAACGGTCAAGGAACTGAAAGCCGGCCGCATCGAATTCAAGATGGACGACTACGCCATCATCCATTCGATTCTGGGCAAGGCCTCCTTCCCCGAAAACAAATTGGTGGAAAACGCCCGGGCGCTCCTGGACGCGATCGCCGCGGCCCGCCCCTCGGCCGCCAAAGGGACCTACGTCCGCACCGTCAACCTGGCGTCCACCATGGGCCCCAGCGTGTCGGTCGTCACCGAGTCGGCCTCGAAGTAA
- the rplK gene encoding 50S ribosomal protein L11 yields MPPQKKVKTQIKLQIPAGGANPAPPVGPALGQHGVNIMDFCKQFNERTKTMEAGMTIPAVITVFEDRSFSFITKMPPVSALIKKAAGLAKASAEPNKTKVGKLSRAQLEDIAKQKMPDLNAPNLEAAIQMVKGTARSMGVETAD; encoded by the coding sequence ATGCCCCCACAGAAAAAAGTCAAAACACAAATCAAACTCCAAATCCCGGCCGGCGGGGCGAACCCGGCGCCGCCCGTGGGCCCCGCGTTGGGCCAGCACGGCGTCAACATCATGGATTTCTGCAAGCAGTTCAACGAACGCACCAAGACCATGGAAGCCGGGATGACCATTCCCGCCGTGATCACGGTGTTCGAAGACCGTTCCTTTTCCTTCATCACCAAGATGCCGCCGGTCTCCGCCCTCATCAAGAAGGCCGCCGGACTGGCCAAAGCGAGCGCGGAACCCAACAAAACCAAGGTGGGGAAACTCTCCCGGGCCCAGTTGGAAGACATCGCCAAGCAGAAGATGCCGGATTTGAACGCCCCGAACCTCGAAGCCGCCATTCAAATGGTCAAGGGCACCGCCCGCAGCATGGGCGTCGAAACCGCCGACTGA
- the nusG gene encoding transcription termination/antitermination protein NusG yields the protein MARAWYVIHTYSGHEDKVKASLEKTAAQNGLADKFHKLLIPTEDVVELRRNKRQVKKRKFFPGYVLVDMDVDNQTYWMVRNTAGVTGFLGGVKPTPLPESEISSLLQLTEAPADHKPRPAVLFDKGENIRIKEGPFRHFIGVVEEVNEDRAKLKVTVSIFGRATPVELDYLQVEKL from the coding sequence GTGGCGCGAGCTTGGTACGTCATTCACACTTACTCCGGACACGAAGACAAGGTCAAAGCGTCCTTGGAAAAGACGGCGGCCCAAAACGGCCTGGCCGACAAATTTCACAAACTGCTGATCCCCACCGAAGACGTGGTGGAGCTGCGGCGCAACAAGCGCCAGGTCAAAAAACGCAAATTTTTCCCCGGCTACGTCCTGGTGGACATGGACGTGGACAACCAGACGTACTGGATGGTTCGGAACACGGCGGGCGTCACCGGCTTTTTGGGCGGCGTCAAACCCACGCCCCTGCCCGAATCGGAAATTTCGTCCCTGCTGCAGCTCACGGAAGCCCCCGCGGACCACAAGCCCCGGCCGGCGGTCCTGTTCGACAAGGGCGAGAACATCCGCATCAAGGAAGGTCCGTTCCGGCACTTTATCGGCGTGGTCGAGGAAGTGAACGAAGACCGCGCGAAGTTGAAGGTCACCGTGTCCATCTTCGGTCGGGCGACGCCCGTCGAGTTGGATTACCTGCAGGTTGAAAAACTTTAA
- the secE gene encoding preprotein translocase subunit SecE: MRELIKFLKEAWNELKLVSWLSRNQMIASTWLVVLFVVVFAIYVGLLDIIVAKAFSLFV, encoded by the coding sequence ATGCGCGAGCTGATTAAGTTTTTGAAGGAAGCCTGGAACGAGTTGAAGCTGGTTTCCTGGTTGTCGCGGAATCAAATGATCGCGTCGACTTGGCTGGTGGTGTTGTTCGTGGTGGTGTTTGCGATTTACGTGGGCCTCTTGGACATTATCGTCGCCAAGGCCTTCTCGTTGTTCGTCTAG
- a CDS encoding type II secretion system protein, whose product MNILKKIRSTEGLTMVEVLITAAVFGILALIIAKSFFNTHRLSVNATDQMEAARLSELIINRMQSANYYHVLGADSSTKAGNCASTSAFVSGGAAYPTNYLVQWATSPMLGTLNDIDAQVIAAGFTRWRMQVQAVRRDSSDTDNDASYVDFIPFSDANRDSHDEYDNQLVFQGCNGDNDFNDVCGSVPEFPDSHMKQVDVFLYKGSKQYSRLGFLLSQEKLTGNQGISGESPLKFNVDDPWGGCRIYTRTAATQLYLDTPPVAPDFFRYWDYTAIPAAKTWKDGARRVDTGSNLTLSVYSQSGAQYEIGYSTRFPDPDPANRTFLGGIIPQGLGANIVAANGTNRVPIDPVTSNANDLLRDLLMLERNQVLFGRANQGGQYSPWNVVPLYTDATPPRLCTAGAPCPAAGADILQPAANETIYTRTFPPFAVVIDTPSPGGYAAAGLVPSVMSMATMTVAVPAVVGNIQYNQFKTETQATTPKGNAGNPAVVKMIFVDTTTMLPHLLSNAGNGKVNMRAEFGDAATYKSSHTWSFVIDEGAYLLDASTPVVTPISPLGVTGTNPAIQFHVSDGGVGGSGADPYSLQIFISTPSVAPVFQLFFSTMIYAVPGAFIPLSSYTKDGAFDVNYTTTTLVSTGTYGVQIMIADHAGIPNDFSVFPATWSFEIP is encoded by the coding sequence ATGAATATTCTCAAAAAGATTCGTTCAACCGAAGGACTGACCATGGTCGAAGTTTTGATCACGGCCGCCGTTTTTGGGATTTTGGCCCTGATCATCGCCAAGTCTTTTTTCAACACCCATCGATTGTCGGTCAACGCGACCGATCAAATGGAGGCGGCCCGCCTTTCGGAATTAATCATCAACCGCATGCAATCGGCAAACTATTACCACGTTTTGGGAGCCGATTCGAGCACCAAGGCCGGGAACTGCGCCTCGACGTCCGCCTTCGTCTCCGGGGGCGCCGCCTATCCGACGAATTACCTGGTCCAATGGGCCACCTCGCCCATGCTGGGAACTCTTAACGACATCGATGCCCAAGTGATTGCCGCGGGGTTTACCCGCTGGAGAATGCAGGTTCAAGCCGTCCGCCGGGACTCCTCCGACACCGACAACGACGCCTCTTACGTTGATTTCATCCCCTTCTCCGACGCCAACCGAGATTCCCACGACGAATACGACAATCAATTGGTGTTCCAGGGTTGCAACGGGGACAACGATTTTAACGACGTGTGCGGGAGTGTGCCCGAGTTCCCGGACTCCCACATGAAGCAGGTCGATGTGTTTCTTTACAAAGGATCGAAGCAATATTCCCGCCTCGGGTTCCTTTTGTCACAGGAAAAACTCACGGGCAATCAAGGGATCTCGGGGGAGAGCCCCCTCAAATTCAACGTTGACGATCCCTGGGGCGGTTGCCGGATTTACACCCGAACGGCCGCCACCCAGTTGTATTTGGACACGCCGCCCGTGGCCCCCGATTTTTTCCGTTACTGGGACTACACGGCCATCCCCGCGGCCAAAACCTGGAAGGACGGCGCACGGCGCGTGGACACTGGGTCAAACTTGACCCTGTCGGTGTATTCCCAATCCGGGGCCCAATATGAAATCGGTTATTCCACCCGATTCCCGGACCCGGACCCGGCCAACCGAACCTTCCTGGGCGGCATCATTCCCCAGGGGCTAGGGGCCAACATCGTCGCCGCCAACGGCACGAACCGAGTCCCCATCGATCCGGTAACCTCCAATGCCAACGACCTCCTCCGAGACCTGTTGATGCTGGAGCGCAACCAAGTTCTTTTCGGCCGGGCGAACCAGGGGGGGCAATATTCCCCCTGGAACGTCGTTCCCCTCTACACCGACGCCACCCCGCCGCGTCTATGCACGGCGGGCGCCCCCTGCCCCGCCGCGGGCGCGGACATCCTTCAACCGGCCGCCAACGAAACCATCTACACCCGAACCTTTCCCCCCTTCGCCGTGGTGATCGACACCCCTTCCCCCGGGGGGTATGCCGCCGCCGGTCTGGTCCCCTCGGTCATGAGCATGGCGACCATGACGGTGGCGGTTCCCGCCGTGGTGGGGAACATTCAATACAATCAATTCAAGACCGAAACGCAGGCGACCACCCCCAAAGGCAACGCCGGAAATCCGGCCGTCGTCAAGATGATTTTCGTCGACACCACCACGATGTTGCCCCACCTCCTAAGCAACGCTGGCAACGGCAAGGTCAACATGCGAGCCGAATTCGGCGACGCGGCCACCTACAAGTCCAGCCACACGTGGAGTTTTGTCATCGACGAAGGAGCTTATCTTCTGGACGCGTCCACCCCCGTCGTCACGCCGATTTCGCCGTTGGGAGTCACGGGCACGAACCCGGCGATCCAATTTCATGTTTCAGACGGAGGCGTGGGGGGCAGCGGCGCCGACCCCTATAGCCTTCAAATTTTTATTTCAACGCCTTCCGTGGCGCCCGTTTTCCAGCTTTTCTTCAGCACGATGATTTACGCGGTCCCAGGGGCTTTCATTCCCCTTTCGTCCTACACCAAAGACGGCGCCTTCGACGTCAACTACACGACCACCACCCTGGTTTCCACCGGAACCTACGGCGTTCAAATCATGATCGCGGACCACGCGGGGATCCCCAACGACTTCTCTGTCTTCCCCGCCACGTGGTCCTTCGAGATCCCATGA
- a CDS encoding type II secretion system protein: protein MKSTRTVGGFSVIEIVVVLAILGILLSVIGGFLKITLKDIFKSGRKTEAEDSLRHVLDIFTRDFGDITDVLQADPQTIVFACNSHRVPGGAYNYLKTDQDNDAMNIATSPFNARFTGYDLDDESDNGDTRVDFRSSLKLIGDKLVQKDILNQPDPAIAGDWDSLTFSNQRTIAVNVSTFALTYYGGLAYLSPPHDDNADGVVTAVEIDSGTVGGNNSGTLDLQSERDKLSILRVTLGIRHSKTSVDISTATTEIVLPLVPLKRRIP, encoded by the coding sequence ATGAAGTCGACGCGAACGGTCGGCGGCTTTTCCGTGATTGAAATCGTCGTGGTGTTGGCGATTTTGGGCATTTTACTGTCGGTGATTGGAGGCTTCCTTAAAATCACCCTGAAAGACATTTTCAAATCGGGGCGCAAAACCGAGGCCGAGGACAGCCTCCGCCACGTCCTCGATATTTTCACCCGGGATTTCGGCGACATCACCGACGTCCTTCAAGCCGATCCCCAGACCATCGTTTTCGCGTGCAATTCCCATCGCGTGCCGGGGGGAGCGTACAATTACCTCAAGACCGACCAGGACAACGACGCCATGAACATCGCCACCAGCCCCTTCAACGCCCGGTTCACCGGCTACGACCTTGACGATGAATCCGACAACGGGGACACCCGGGTCGATTTCCGTTCGTCTCTGAAGTTGATCGGCGATAAACTGGTTCAGAAGGACATTCTCAATCAACCCGACCCGGCGATCGCCGGGGATTGGGACTCCCTGACCTTCAGCAACCAGAGAACCATCGCCGTGAACGTGAGCACTTTCGCTTTGACCTATTACGGGGGATTGGCCTATCTGTCCCCGCCGCACGACGACAACGCCGATGGCGTGGTCACCGCGGTGGAAATCGACAGCGGAACGGTGGGCGGCAACAACAGCGGGACCCTGGACCTGCAGAGTGAAAGGGACAAGCTATCGATCCTTCGTGTCACCCTCGGGATCCGGCATTCGAAGACCAGCGTGGACATATCGACCGCCACCACGGAAATCGTACTGCCTTTGGTGCCGCTGAAACGGAGGATTCCATGA
- a CDS encoding ester cyclase produces MRKSASFFAALLTAAAVSAAPVKTTGNKAVLQKIYDALNSNDATALEQVVSVNAVTHDLPAGMTAGVRGVEELLVVLNRAFPDFKIVVQDMIGEGDRVAARVLFTGTHEGEFLGIPRTGRQVAYTGIQYFQFANGKAVEMWSFMDHERLKRQLAPAAKPGEAVPAKRLRRIKFRKTSGPKGPNPLALSQGSRTIGTENYLTLRAPTQSFGCQRRAQRARNPAGGVG; encoded by the coding sequence ATGCGCAAATCCGCGAGTTTCTTCGCCGCTCTGTTGACGGCGGCGGCGGTTTCGGCCGCGCCGGTCAAAACCACCGGCAACAAAGCCGTTCTGCAGAAGATATACGACGCGTTGAATAGCAACGACGCCACGGCGCTGGAGCAGGTGGTGTCCGTGAACGCCGTCACTCACGATCTGCCCGCGGGCATGACCGCCGGCGTCCGGGGCGTCGAGGAATTGCTCGTCGTGCTCAACCGGGCCTTCCCGGACTTTAAAATCGTCGTCCAGGATATGATTGGCGAAGGGGACCGGGTGGCCGCGCGGGTTCTTTTCACCGGCACCCACGAGGGCGAGTTCCTGGGCATCCCCCGCACGGGCCGCCAAGTGGCCTACACGGGGATCCAATATTTTCAGTTCGCCAACGGCAAAGCCGTCGAAATGTGGTCCTTCATGGACCACGAGCGTCTGAAACGGCAATTGGCCCCTGCCGCCAAACCGGGCGAAGCCGTTCCGGCGAAACGCCTCCGGCGAATTAAATTTAGAAAGACTTCGGGCCCAAAGGGCCCGAACCCCTTGGCCCTTTCCCAGGGCTCTAGGACCATCGGCACTGAAAACTATTTAACTCTTCGGGCACCCACGCAGAGCTTTGGGTGCCAGCGGCGGGCCCAAAGGGCCCGAAACCCCGCTGGGGGCGTCGGTTAA
- the rpmG gene encoding 50S ribosomal protein L33 yields MANDRFVFMLACTECDNRNYHYVRGRRREKKLELKKFCQTCGKHTPHKETK; encoded by the coding sequence ATGGCCAACGATCGCTTCGTGTTTATGCTCGCTTGCACCGAGTGCGACAACCGCAATTACCACTACGTGCGGGGTCGTCGTCGGGAGAAAAAGCTGGAACTGAAAAAGTTCTGCCAAACTTGCGGCAAGCACACGCCCCACAAAGAAACCAAATAA